A DNA window from Mycoplasmopsis pullorum contains the following coding sequences:
- a CDS encoding P68 family surface lipoprotein, with protein sequence MKTKFKTLLTVASASMLAAPLLSAACGAKGRFDQNDDKKIIITSGFSETNKQGKALQAIVDYYNANVVAPNNLYPIEIVRVGGYTTTSIVQGLKARDKSGSIGNLIFNYPAAAAEIAEYDMSLDFKGISGLDNIADQFLDINKKIAGINDGEIVFIPTSKSTSILTINLPLLGKIISDLEAKGLAVDKSESNKIINKAIEKWSSASEDADKAMINKKWDGAFDEKSWNEAADLRTGFTLSDTTFGNWNDYLKFITIVRSYYNPEKVSYIASTDSFPNDFYTSAAQNGITLFPKTNAAGTEIYGGFDFTSYKKSGTAEYDGIKKIFDIFNPAISTSSLIINGDGSYGSTRFSKHEYLATIGSSAGVSYNYVSGKAAQVDGAKFINAKFKDKKNDLTEILTDDERKTTNLYVVESSSDDGIKFIDGSYQNSIYLSTNDKQKPDKLKHDGKLTSAEQDATLKAFGNGKNYVIVVADANSTAVSSDSKGIVTFKGIQLSDKSKLLGEIDFRLGKKQLYLIDPAEFEITLASASSFVNSDEVYNLMAPTKATAESDKSYIVGQGPSIIGIHSNANEDEQTRKFVEWFISTTVEELRIPNGKNPDKSDKFQTFTNKKPIDIFNEFGNYLNTTKEFFDQPKGLFAKEGTPHNLIFKAFQALVTHPESNFLVEDPGATEADRVRKAISTTAKSLVTGNKVKPAEALAKFRRGIE encoded by the coding sequence ATGAAAACAAAATTTAAAACTTTATTAACTGTTGCGAGTGCTTCAATGCTTGCTGCACCATTGCTTTCAGCAGCTTGTGGTGCTAAAGGACGTTTTGATCAAAATGATGATAAAAAGATCATTATTACTTCTGGTTTTTCAGAAACTAATAAACAAGGTAAAGCACTACAAGCAATTGTTGATTATTACAACGCTAATGTGGTCGCACCAAACAATCTTTATCCAATTGAAATAGTTAGAGTTGGTGGATATACAACAACTTCTATTGTTCAAGGTCTTAAAGCACGTGATAAAAGTGGTTCAATCGGTAACTTGATCTTTAACTATCCTGCAGCAGCAGCTGAAATCGCTGAATATGACATGAGTTTAGATTTTAAAGGAATTAGTGGTTTAGATAATATTGCCGACCAATTCTTAGACATTAACAAAAAAATCGCTGGAATTAATGATGGTGAAATTGTATTTATTCCTACTTCAAAATCAACTTCAATATTAACAATTAACTTGCCATTATTAGGTAAAATCATTTCAGATTTAGAAGCTAAAGGACTTGCGGTTGATAAATCTGAATCAAATAAAATTATTAATAAAGCTATTGAAAAATGATCATCTGCAAGCGAAGATGCTGATAAAGCTATGATTAATAAAAAATGAGATGGTGCTTTTGATGAAAAATCATGAAACGAAGCAGCAGACTTAAGAACAGGATTTACTCTTTCAGATACTACTTTCGGTAATTGAAATGATTATTTAAAATTCATTACAATTGTAAGATCATACTACAATCCAGAAAAAGTTTCTTACATCGCTTCAACAGACTCATTCCCTAATGATTTCTATACAAGTGCTGCACAAAACGGTATTACATTATTCCCTAAAACTAATGCAGCTGGTACTGAAATTTACGGTGGATTTGACTTTACATCATACAAAAAATCAGGTACTGCAGAATATGATGGAATTAAGAAAATTTTTGATATTTTTAATCCAGCTATTTCTACTAGTTCATTAATTATTAATGGTGATGGATCATATGGTTCAACTCGTTTCTCAAAACATGAATATCTTGCAACAATTGGATCAAGTGCTGGAGTTTCATATAACTATGTATCTGGTAAAGCTGCACAAGTTGATGGCGCTAAATTCATTAACGCTAAATTCAAAGATAAGAAAAATGATCTTACTGAAATTTTAACTGATGATGAAAGAAAAACAACTAATTTATACGTTGTAGAATCTTCTAGCGATGATGGTATCAAATTTATCGATGGTTCTTATCAAAATAGTATTTATTTAAGTACTAATGATAAACAAAAACCTGATAAATTAAAACACGATGGTAAATTAACAAGTGCAGAACAAGATGCTACTTTAAAAGCATTTGGTAATGGTAAAAACTATGTAATTGTTGTTGCAGATGCTAATTCTACTGCAGTTTCTTCTGATTCAAAAGGAATCGTTACATTTAAAGGAATCCAATTGAGTGATAAAAGTAAGTTATTAGGTGAAATCGACTTTAGATTAGGTAAAAAACAACTTTACTTAATTGATCCTGCAGAATTTGAAATTACACTAGCTTCTGCAAGTTCATTTGTTAATAGTGATGAAGTTTATAACTTAATGGCACCTACAAAAGCTACAGCAGAATCTGATAAAAGTTACATTGTAGGACAAGGACCATCTATTATCGGAATTCACTCTAATGCTAATGAAGACGAACAAACAAGAAAATTTGTTGAATGATTTATTTCTACTACAGTTGAAGAATTGCGAATTCCTAATGGAAAAAATCCAGATAAAAGTGATAAGTTTCAAACATTTACAAACAAAAAACCAATCGATATTTTCAATGAATTTGGTAACTACTTAAACACTACAAAAGAATTCTTTGACCAACCAAAAGGTTTATTCGCTAAAGAAGGTACACCACACAACTTAATTTTTAAAGCATTCCAAGCACTTGTTACACATCCTGAAAGTAACTTCTTGGTAGAAGATCCAGGTGCAACTGAAGCTGATAGAGTTAGAAAAGCTATTTCTACTACTGCAAAAAGTCTTGTTACTGGAAATAAAGTTAAACCTGCTGAAGCATTAGCAAAATTCAGAAGAGGAATTGAATAA
- the rpsT gene encoding 30S ribosomal protein S20 has protein sequence MANIKSKIKSISKMEAARVKNAAMKSRVRKAIRAAREAVLAKDEKVAEKVALAHSLIGKAVKKGVFHANKGARKHSRLDDFVNKNK, from the coding sequence ATGGCAAATATTAAATCTAAAATCAAAAGCATTTCAAAAATGGAAGCTGCTAGAGTTAAAAACGCTGCTATGAAATCACGTGTACGTAAAGCTATTAGAGCTGCACGTGAAGCAGTTTTAGCAAAAGATGAAAAAGTTGCTGAAAAAGTTGCTTTAGCACACTCATTAATTGGAAAAGCTGTGAAAAAAGGTGTTTTCCACGCTAATAAAGGTGCTAGAAAACACTCACGTTTAGATGATTTTGTAAACAAAAACAAATAA
- a CDS encoding MATE family efflux transporter, which translates to MFMIQKWFKTFFSVHFPDSKRQWWEYFIHAFPVVLSGLCFAFNNFVDNFMVLTVNGGTSALSFANFYTSIILAIFTGIGFIGATLVGQYLGAGNIKKTREVISLRIILSAIVVIVILVFAYATPQAMIELVAGPRNNESGQSYDEIVRLAQDYLKYIAIAWILLIWTFTSGNLLREIGLGKYSMYSTITTLCVNITFNSIFMYALNMGVIGAALASVIARVSALVMNFLFLYIKRRELNVFPWQLFHVSPIIFIQFVKRFPSILLSSSAVAFNTVRQIFYNSAHTDNAYNIMNVAVLSITATFTGIFTATFASFSANITKYVGMHLGRSEFDIAVKNGNQLKGFHFMMQVCMSLFFSIFLFILPHIGLFSNSAIKNWALSNPNQTQETLEAVKKVYNEYLIGTLIIMLAFSPFWAWFITSARLISAGGRNNVISLLEFITGALQLAWLALLTYVFVAPNKWDLNVVWFYLVFFLSDIVKLAIFEIVYYNIRWDRNLTHEKFNFHKKKVAKSE; encoded by the coding sequence ATGTTTATGATTCAAAAATGGTTCAAAACTTTTTTTAGTGTTCATTTTCCAGATTCAAAACGACAGTGATGAGAATACTTCATTCACGCTTTTCCGGTTGTTTTATCAGGATTGTGTTTTGCCTTTAATAACTTTGTCGACAACTTCATGGTCTTAACGGTTAATGGTGGTACTTCAGCACTAAGCTTTGCCAACTTCTATACTTCAATCATTTTAGCGATTTTTACCGGAATTGGATTTATCGGTGCTACTTTGGTTGGACAATATTTAGGAGCTGGTAATATTAAGAAAACCCGCGAAGTTATCAGCTTAAGAATTATTCTCAGTGCAATCGTGGTTATTGTCATTTTAGTTTTTGCTTACGCAACTCCACAAGCTATGATTGAATTAGTTGCTGGTCCGCGTAATAATGAATCCGGTCAAAGTTACGATGAAATTGTACGATTGGCACAGGATTATCTAAAATATATTGCAATTGCTTGAATTTTATTAATCTGAACCTTTACATCTGGAAATTTATTACGTGAAATAGGTCTTGGAAAATATTCAATGTACTCGACCATCACAACTTTATGTGTTAATATTACATTCAACTCGATTTTTATGTATGCCCTAAACATGGGGGTTATTGGTGCTGCTTTAGCTAGTGTCATCGCTCGTGTTTCGGCTCTGGTTATGAATTTCTTATTCTTATATATCAAACGTAGAGAATTAAATGTCTTTCCATGACAACTCTTTCATGTTTCACCAATTATTTTTATTCAATTCGTTAAACGTTTTCCGTCAATTCTATTATCTTCAAGTGCTGTTGCATTTAACACCGTAAGACAAATTTTCTACAATAGTGCTCATACTGATAATGCATATAACATTATGAACGTGGCGGTTTTATCAATTACAGCTACTTTTACTGGTATCTTTACTGCAACATTCGCTTCCTTTAGTGCCAATATCACTAAATATGTTGGTATGCATCTAGGTCGTAGTGAATTTGATATTGCTGTTAAAAATGGAAATCAACTCAAAGGATTCCACTTTATGATGCAAGTGTGCATGTCACTCTTTTTCTCAATCTTTCTTTTTATTCTTCCACACATTGGACTCTTTTCAAACTCAGCAATTAAAAACTGAGCTCTTTCAAATCCAAACCAAACTCAAGAAACATTAGAAGCGGTTAAAAAAGTTTATAATGAATATCTAATTGGTACATTGATTATCATGTTAGCTTTTAGTCCATTTTGAGCTTGATTTATCACCAGTGCAAGGTTAATTTCTGCTGGTGGTAGAAATAACGTTATCTCACTCTTAGAATTTATCACTGGCGCCTTACAACTTGCTTGATTAGCTCTTTTAACTTATGTTTTTGTTGCTCCTAATAAATGAGATTTAAACGTTGTTTGATTCTACTTAGTCTTTTTCTTATCAGATATTGTTAAACTTGCAATTTTTGAAATTGTCTACTACAATATTCGTTGAGACCGTAATCTAACTCACGAAAAATTTAATTTTCACAAGAAAAAAGTAGCGAAATCCGAATAA
- a CDS encoding RNA-binding domain-containing protein, with product MQRSDIQRMAHDILEKQVLENSYIEYKKSAQFKDKILKTACAFANNYMNNEIGLIFIGVEEVDDKETKEKAIPKRPISGIKEAMIESIENRLKSLLSYITPKISYQLIQDKIDDEYYIVIAVEPSVKGPCQTTEKAEKDKEIGLKSGRYIRVSRDSKLPNTTEEFELLKKFANFNFSSSLNKTATLDDLSYEYMKEYLTLTGAKEDLRSLSKIEMAKALGLIDESEYGGFRAKNFAVLMFCEKPNRFIPNAQVEIIREIDGTDKMERTTFDAPVWLQAKQVVRYFQDNIMRSYTLRYPDHMEHKIIYNYPVSAFEELATNAILHKEYDEDEYVGIYVYKDRISFVNPNRPLPPVTIEALNKERSFDKREYLNKELKDMFYALDLIESYGSGIRRTKEAMEANLSPDIVFLPNDDLGNYTNAIIYIQPEFLKDHFLASTNLETGLEIGKETSMSKQIIDLMSANPHITIKELAERIGASINGVKYNINLLKENGRITRKGSTKSGKLGLEIWTFHVSSFFIELVKWNN from the coding sequence ATGCAGCGTTCTGATATACAGAGAATGGCTCATGATATTTTAGAAAAACAGGTGCTTGAAAATAGCTATATCGAGTATAAGAAATCAGCTCAATTTAAAGATAAAATCTTAAAGACAGCATGTGCTTTTGCAAACAATTACATGAATAATGAGATTGGACTGATTTTTATTGGTGTAGAGGAAGTGGATGATAAAGAAACAAAAGAAAAGGCCATCCCAAAGCGTCCAATCTCCGGCATTAAAGAAGCAATGATTGAGAGTATTGAAAATCGGCTTAAATCATTACTTTCCTACATCACACCTAAAATTAGCTATCAGCTTATTCAAGATAAGATTGATGATGAATACTATATTGTCATTGCTGTTGAGCCAAGCGTAAAAGGGCCATGTCAAACGACCGAGAAAGCTGAAAAGGATAAGGAGATCGGACTTAAATCTGGAAGATATATTCGAGTTTCAAGAGATTCAAAGCTACCCAATACTACAGAAGAATTTGAGCTACTAAAGAAATTTGCAAATTTTAATTTCAGTTCAAGTTTAAATAAAACAGCTACGCTTGATGATTTGAGCTATGAATATATGAAAGAATATCTTACTTTGACAGGAGCCAAAGAGGATCTTAGAAGTCTTTCTAAAATAGAAATGGCAAAGGCATTAGGATTAATTGATGAAAGTGAATATGGTGGATTTAGAGCAAAAAACTTTGCTGTTTTGATGTTTTGCGAAAAACCAAATCGCTTTATTCCTAATGCACAAGTAGAAATCATTCGTGAAATTGATGGAACAGATAAGATGGAGAGAACAACATTCGATGCTCCAGTATGGTTACAAGCAAAGCAGGTTGTTCGCTACTTTCAAGACAATATCATGCGTTCTTATACTTTACGTTATCCAGATCACATGGAACACAAGATTATTTATAACTATCCTGTTTCAGCGTTTGAAGAATTAGCAACAAATGCAATTTTACACAAAGAGTACGATGAGGATGAATATGTTGGAATCTATGTTTATAAAGATAGAATCTCTTTTGTAAATCCGAATCGTCCACTTCCTCCGGTTACAATTGAAGCTTTGAATAAGGAGAGAAGTTTTGATAAAAGAGAGTACCTGAATAAAGAATTAAAAGATATGTTTTATGCTTTAGATTTGATTGAATCATATGGTTCTGGAATCAGAAGGACAAAAGAAGCTATGGAAGCTAATCTTTCCCCTGATATTGTCTTTTTACCAAATGACGATTTAGGAAATTATACAAATGCAATTATTTATATTCAGCCTGAATTCTTAAAGGATCATTTCTTGGCTAGTACTAACCTAGAAACTGGCCTAGAAATTGGAAAAGAAACTTCCATGAGTAAGCAAATTATTGACTTGATGAGTGCAAATCCGCATATTACAATCAAGGAACTCGCAGAAAGGATTGGAGCTTCAATTAATGGTGTGAAGTACAATATTAATCTTCTAAAAGAGAATGGAAGAATCACCAGAAAAGGCTCAACTAAGTCGGGTAAACTAGGACTCGAAATATGGACATTCCATGTTTCGAGTTTTTTTATAGAGTTAGTGAAATGAAACAATTAA
- a CDS encoding TM2 domain-containing protein: MTVSNKSRVVLVILSFFLGALAIDRFYAGRIGLGIAKLLLGVFTLYIWNFVDFILAVAGRQKDNFGLYIQNW; this comes from the coding sequence ATGACTGTATCAAACAAAAGTCGTGTTGTTCTTGTTATATTGAGTTTCTTCTTAGGAGCATTAGCGATTGATCGATTTTATGCTGGTAGAATTGGATTAGGTATTGCTAAATTATTATTAGGTGTATTTACTTTATATATTTGAAATTTTGTTGATTTTATTTTAGCAGTTGCTGGAAGACAAAAAGATAATTTTGGATTATATATTCAAAACTGATAA
- a CDS encoding M17 family metallopeptidase, whose amino-acid sequence MIIKEITSQLRSDLMQLKAVFKGDEYPKTLLEKNSQITEYFDKNEALVYLGEKGKLKYDDVYAFAKNLASANTRAYQVNLDSFVGEGLCIKGVVKAFVEAINYTNAQLWNAKTKEKEVKHEISLYSSANQSEYEKALTEALVLSQAVNFVRDLQVTPPNICNSEWLADFVANDLKQHENLKVTVLNKAQIEEQKMGLLLSVNRGSMYEPRVVVIEYNGNPESDQKTVYVGKGITFDSGGYNIKTGGHMLGMKFDMSGSAIVAGALKAIAQLQPKVNVAAVMCITDNRVNGDASLPDSVWTSMNGKTVEINNTDAEGRLVMADGLTYAVRNLKATRLVDVATLTGAILVALGSTYTGTWATSEKAWEELKAAADKQHELVWRMPLDEAFAKEIRNSVVADLKNTDLSGRGGGSSSAAMFLKEFTEGVEYIHLDVAGTADLGHRPTGVMVKTLTQLALGTSCGCSSKKEEK is encoded by the coding sequence ATGATTATCAAAGAAATTACATCACAATTAAGAAGTGATTTAATGCAATTAAAAGCGGTTTTTAAAGGTGATGAATATCCAAAAACACTTTTAGAAAAAAATTCACAAATTACTGAATATTTCGATAAAAACGAAGCTTTGGTTTACCTTGGAGAAAAAGGTAAATTAAAATATGACGATGTCTATGCTTTCGCTAAAAACTTAGCAAGTGCTAACACACGTGCTTACCAAGTTAACTTAGACTCATTTGTTGGTGAAGGATTATGCATTAAAGGTGTTGTTAAAGCTTTTGTTGAAGCTATTAACTACACAAATGCACAATTATGAAATGCTAAAACTAAAGAAAAAGAAGTAAAACACGAAATTAGTTTATATTCAAGTGCAAACCAAAGTGAATACGAAAAAGCTTTAACTGAAGCTTTAGTATTATCTCAAGCAGTAAACTTTGTACGTGATTTACAAGTTACACCACCAAATATCTGTAATTCAGAATGATTAGCTGATTTTGTAGCAAATGATTTAAAACAACACGAAAACTTAAAAGTTACTGTTTTAAATAAGGCACAAATCGAAGAGCAAAAAATGGGATTATTACTTTCAGTTAACCGCGGAAGTATGTATGAACCTCGTGTAGTTGTGATTGAATACAACGGAAATCCTGAAAGTGACCAAAAAACTGTTTACGTTGGAAAAGGAATTACATTCGACTCTGGTGGATACAACATCAAAACTGGTGGACACATGTTAGGAATGAAATTCGACATGTCAGGTAGTGCAATTGTAGCCGGAGCTCTTAAAGCGATTGCTCAATTACAACCAAAAGTTAACGTAGCGGCTGTAATGTGTATTACTGACAACCGTGTAAACGGAGACGCTTCATTACCTGATTCAGTATGAACAAGTATGAACGGAAAAACAGTTGAAATCAACAACACAGATGCTGAAGGTCGTTTAGTAATGGCTGATGGATTAACATACGCAGTTAGAAACTTAAAAGCAACTCGTTTAGTTGATGTGGCAACTTTAACCGGAGCTATCTTAGTTGCTTTAGGTTCAACATACACCGGAACATGAGCAACAAGCGAAAAAGCATGAGAAGAATTAAAAGCTGCCGCTGATAAACAACACGAATTAGTTTGAAGAATGCCATTAGACGAAGCATTTGCTAAAGAAATTAGAAACTCAGTTGTTGCTGACTTAAAAAACACTGACTTAAGTGGTCGTGGTGGAGGTAGTTCTTCAGCCGCTATGTTCTTAAAAGAATTCACCGAAGGTGTTGAATACATTCACTTAGACGTTGCCGGAACTGCTGATTTAGGACACAGACCTACCGGAGTTATGGTTAAAACTTTAACTCAATTAGCACTTGGTACTTCTTGCGGATGCTCAAGTAAAAAAGAAGAAAAATAA
- a CDS encoding DNA cytosine methyltransferase, producing MGKNPRKLTPREASRLQGFPSEFIIPVSDTQAYKQFGNSVAVPVIHAISQNILKVLDQNSL from the coding sequence ATTGGTAAAAATCCTCGTAAATTAACACCGCGTGAAGCTAGTCGTTTACAGGGGTTTCCAAGCGAATTTATCATTCCTGTGAGCGACACGCAAGCATATAAGCAATTTGGTAACTCTGTTGCTGTACCAGTAATTCATGCAATTTCTCAAAACATTTTAAAAGTGTTAGACCAAAATTCATTGTAG
- a CDS encoding ATP-binding cassette domain-containing protein: MDNKEQRSVKLQTPAIEIKNLVIDFGTSIAVDNVSFKINQGELVTLLGPSGSGKTTTLNAISGLLKPSSGKIYFSGIDVTKYSPQQRELGLVFQNYALYPHMNVFDNIAFPLYNDEHWQKEYKLNFEKAQKNIFTILAKHFNVESKYITDLENAFNERNDIFEKNNVSFLNLKTRKEDISQNQVNLLEIAQSKSAAEKNFIVKDSLESYKKAKAANEKTLYQKKIVAEIDQELINEKIKEIYANKTQQINDLLDEFSSKLKYTESLEIELLRRIHSNPIQNVSQLTNKENPIAKHLTHELEYCENQNSLKISKFLNSLEINDFLQENYTNSLDLYIDKIYKLRSSLFDELETYKNEVYKNNISIQPKEIVRTFEVKLLNKINESIYKVLFKYVKVKHNKILKNLKLQLNFMKSLTKVHSVNRMLNETKKIIKQENKEYQNKFKLAQKELVSQIFASQTSVSSSNSNKGLNELIRLLPIEAQHEVEEYKKDLISMKEAIARDVLEVSERVDITKNLAKKPTQLSGGQQQRVAIARALVKKPKILLLDEPLSNLDAKLRISTRKWIRELQQESKITTVFVTHDQEEAMSISDKVICMSMAQVQQMGSPMELYRRPANEFVAKFLGMPEMSVFPTKVHNGEILINDKAITTISNYSKPEIKVGIRGEDLVETTAAKGIFKGTIKSVEYLGKEIQAQVIIEEPKVIANVFLSKKDEYNIGDVVYMDISKVSRLHLFDIDTTERVN, encoded by the coding sequence ATGGACAACAAAGAACAAAGATCTGTAAAATTGCAAACTCCAGCAATTGAAATTAAAAACTTAGTTATTGACTTTGGTACTTCAATTGCAGTTGATAATGTTTCTTTTAAAATCAACCAAGGAGAGCTTGTAACTTTACTTGGACCTAGTGGTAGTGGTAAAACAACAACTCTTAATGCCATTTCAGGTCTTTTAAAACCAAGTAGCGGTAAAATTTATTTTAGCGGAATTGATGTTACAAAATATTCACCTCAACAAAGAGAATTAGGATTAGTATTTCAAAACTATGCCCTTTATCCACACATGAATGTTTTTGATAATATTGCTTTTCCACTTTACAATGATGAACACTGACAAAAAGAATATAAGTTAAATTTTGAAAAAGCACAAAAAAACATTTTTACAATTTTAGCTAAACATTTTAATGTCGAATCTAAATACATTACTGATTTAGAAAACGCTTTTAACGAGAGAAATGACATTTTTGAAAAAAATAATGTTTCATTTTTAAACTTAAAAACTCGTAAAGAAGATATTTCACAAAATCAGGTTAACCTTTTAGAAATTGCTCAATCTAAGTCTGCTGCCGAAAAGAACTTTATTGTTAAGGATTCGCTTGAATCATATAAAAAAGCAAAAGCAGCAAACGAAAAAACACTTTACCAAAAGAAAATCGTTGCTGAAATTGATCAAGAGCTAATTAATGAAAAAATTAAAGAGATCTATGCAAATAAAACTCAACAAATTAACGATTTATTAGATGAATTTTCATCAAAATTAAAATACACTGAAAGCTTAGAAATTGAATTATTAAGAAGAATTCATTCAAATCCTATTCAAAATGTTAGTCAATTGACAAATAAAGAAAATCCAATTGCAAAACATTTAACTCATGAATTAGAATATTGTGAAAATCAAAATTCATTAAAAATCAGTAAATTCTTAAATTCTTTAGAAATTAATGATTTCTTACAAGAAAATTACACCAATTCTTTAGATTTATACATTGACAAAATTTACAAACTAAGAAGTAGTCTTTTTGATGAACTTGAAACTTACAAAAATGAAGTTTACAAAAACAACATTAGTATTCAACCTAAAGAAATTGTTCGTACTTTTGAAGTTAAATTATTAAATAAAATTAATGAATCAATTTATAAAGTTTTATTTAAATACGTCAAAGTAAAACACAATAAAATTCTTAAAAACTTGAAATTACAACTTAATTTCATGAAATCTTTAACTAAAGTTCACTCAGTTAATAGAATGTTAAATGAAACCAAAAAAATTATTAAGCAAGAAAATAAAGAATATCAAAATAAATTCAAACTTGCTCAAAAGGAACTGGTTTCACAAATTTTTGCTAGTCAAACATCAGTTAGTTCATCGAATTCAAACAAAGGACTTAATGAATTAATTAGATTGTTACCTATTGAAGCTCAACATGAAGTTGAAGAATATAAAAAAGACTTAATTTCGATGAAAGAAGCGATTGCTCGCGATGTGCTTGAAGTTTCTGAACGTGTTGATATTACAAAGAATTTAGCCAAAAAACCAACTCAATTAAGTGGTGGACAACAACAACGTGTTGCTATCGCACGTGCTCTTGTTAAAAAACCAAAAATTCTTTTATTAGATGAACCACTTTCAAACTTAGATGCTAAATTAAGAATTTCAACTAGAAAATGAATTCGTGAATTACAACAAGAAAGTAAAATTACTACAGTTTTTGTTACTCACGATCAAGAAGAAGCGATGTCAATTAGCGACAAAGTTATCTGTATGTCAATGGCTCAAGTGCAACAAATGGGATCACCAATGGAACTTTACCGTAGACCAGCAAACGAATTCGTTGCTAAGTTTTTAGGTATGCCTGAAATGTCAGTCTTTCCAACCAAAGTTCACAATGGTGAAATCTTAATTAATGACAAGGCAATTACTACAATTTCAAACTATTCAAAACCTGAAATTAAAGTTGGAATTCGTGGAGAAGATTTAGTTGAAACTACAGCGGCTAAAGGAATTTTCAAAGGTACAATTAAATCTGTTGAATACTTAGGAAAAGAAATTCAAGCCCAAGTTATCATTGAAGAACCTAAAGTTATTGCTAACGTATTCTTAAGTAAAAAAGATGAATACAATATCGGTGATGTTGTTTACATGGATATTTCAAAAGTTTCAAGATTGCATTTATTCGATATTGATACGACTGAAAGAGTTAATTAA
- a CDS encoding carbohydrate ABC transporter permease, translating into MFFNNLSLFSIRIKNFFRSKFSITKKQSSLRIIDAKSPFWKPSLLILPSILIILLFTIIPFILTIFVAFERRVGPKAYDIVYSTQNFIDFLDAKTKIGGEFYIALRNSFVYSVAALPISLTISILIASAIFHVINKYTRGFVQTVFFLPYVTNAIAVGLTFFYLFGGTEPQEKGLVNLIFGTNLKWLKSGESDSWLPLVVILVRGVWGNLAFQILILTSAMLGVNKQLYKSASIDGAYKAKQFFFVTLPSIQKTISFLITVGLIGGIKVFPLAIFNNSAGAAVQNGGGSIMLLIYKYITVDKSFERAAALSVYLVIIGITVSYTLRKFVALMFTLKEKKGEKNVYSKIANKTNVLKTKFKI; encoded by the coding sequence ATGTTTTTTAATAATTTATCATTATTTTCAATTCGAATTAAAAACTTTTTCCGTTCAAAGTTTTCTATTACTAAAAAGCAATCAAGTTTAAGAATTATTGATGCAAAATCTCCATTTTGAAAACCATCATTATTAATATTACCTTCAATTTTAATTATTTTACTTTTTACAATTATTCCGTTTATTTTAACTATTTTTGTCGCTTTTGAAAGAAGAGTTGGGCCAAAAGCGTATGACATTGTATACTCAACTCAAAATTTCATAGATTTCTTAGACGCTAAAACTAAAATCGGTGGTGAGTTTTACATCGCATTAAGAAACTCATTCGTGTATTCAGTTGCTGCGTTACCAATCTCATTAACTATTTCGATTCTAATTGCATCCGCAATTTTCCACGTTATTAATAAATATACACGTGGATTTGTACAAACGGTGTTCTTCTTACCGTATGTTACTAACGCTATTGCGGTTGGTTTAACGTTTTTCTACCTTTTTGGTGGAACTGAACCACAAGAAAAAGGGTTAGTTAATTTAATTTTTGGTACTAATCTTAAGTGATTAAAAAGCGGTGAGAGCGATTCATGATTACCTTTAGTCGTTATTTTAGTACGTGGTGTTTGAGGTAATCTAGCTTTCCAAATTTTAATCTTAACATCTGCAATGTTAGGTGTTAACAAACAGCTTTATAAATCAGCTTCAATTGATGGAGCTTATAAAGCAAAACAATTCTTCTTTGTTACTTTACCATCAATCCAAAAAACAATTTCATTCTTAATTACGGTCGGATTAATTGGTGGTATTAAAGTCTTTCCACTTGCTATTTTCAACAACTCTGCCGGTGCAGCGGTTCAAAATGGTGGTGGATCGATTATGTTATTAATCTATAAATATATTACTGTTGATAAAAGTTTTGAACGTGCCGCAGCTTTATCTGTGTATTTAGTTATCATCGGTATAACCGTATCATATACTTTACGTAAATTTGTAGCATTAATGTTTACACTTAAAGAAAAGAAAGGAGAAAAGAATGTTTACAGTAAAATTGCTAATAAAACAAATGTTCTTAAAACGAAATTTAAAATCTAA